A region from the Canis lupus baileyi chromosome 27, mCanLup2.hap1, whole genome shotgun sequence genome encodes:
- the LOC140618935 gene encoding piwi-like protein 1 has product MLFQGLSPPGSSPSGPQCPAEPGLELEAEPVVGSPPNPRHLEPQRHLEPQRHLEPQRHLEPQRHLEPQRRQPSKPAEFHLARGHCNRKAKWLSLHNEEDREEHLGLQVTMGKERVMVEGYPYAKELQLATRLQATSLKERKRFGGIFRDHVVDTRQYLEHVRESTTGTLGRPVKLFTNHFRVTSRPQQVTYKYNIDYLPDIEDGKVRSELLLQHKAFIGECHIFDGSSLLLPHKLLLPKTELVSLLKNQVVKLTIEFISELSPNSPDCLRYYNILFRRILKQMNLKQVGRNYYNKQEATEFFDHKLVIWPGYVTSILEYETSITLCADVNHKLLRMQTAYDLITGLRDPQTKKEDVEQVSKELIGSIVFTLYNNKTYRVDAINWEDNPRTKFKKSGGAEITFVDYYREQYNTEVTDLTQPLLISKGKWKKSQQDTPHKPIMLVPELCYLTGLSDKMRKDYRVMRDLALHMRLDPEKRQHELRKLMNTIQTNREVQRELQLWDLKFDTNFMSFSGRILKEVRIFQGRRAFDSHPQFADWSRETRSGPLLNVKSLDHWLILYPTRNYGAASSLVQSLRKVTPTMGIAMREAKMLEVSDTVQSYTTVLENHVSSKTQMVLCVLSSEKKDLYDGIKQYLCVNCPTPSQCVVARTLDKPQTLMTIATKIAQQMNCKMGGALWKVETGLQNAMFIGIDCFHDIVNRRKSIAGFVSSINQELTQWFSQCIFQESGQELVNGLKTCLEAALKLWCKHNQFLPQAIIVYRDGVGDGQLQALMDHEVPQIESSLRSVYPKDSGVKLTFIVVKKRINTRFFVESQGRLQNPLPGTVIDVEVTKRQWYDFFIVSQSVKDGTVTPTHYNVIHDTVCFTPDRIQYLTYRLCHMYYNLPGVIRVPAPCHYAHKLAYLVGQSIHQEPHHSLASRLFYL; this is encoded by the exons ACCCAGCAAACCAGCCGAATTCCACCTAGCCCGTGGCCACTGCAACCGGAAAGCCAAGTGGTTAAGCCTGCACAACGAAGAAGACCGAGAAGAGCATCTCGGCCTCCAGGTGACAATGGGGAAAGAGAGGGTTatg GTGGAAGGGTATCCTTATGCAA AGGAACTTCAGCTGGCGACTAGACTGCAGGCAACCTCACTGAAGGAGAGAAAGCGTTTTGGGGGCATTTTTCGAGACCATGTGGTGGATACCCGACAGTACTTGGAACATGTTAGAGAGTCCACAACAG GCACGCTGGGTAGACCTGTAAAGCTATTCACAAACCATTTCCGAGTGACGTCCCGCCCCCAGCAGGTCACATATAAGTACAACATTGACTACCTGCCAGACATCGAGGATGGAAAAGTTCGTTCAGAATTGCTTTTGCAGCATAAAGCATTTATCGGAGAGTGCCATATATTTGATGGGAGCTCTTTATTATTACCTCACAAGCTACTGTTGCCG aAAACGGAATTGGTCAGCCTACTGAAAAACCAGGTTGTGAAGCTGACCATTGAATTCATCAGCGAACTCTCACCCAACTCACCGGACTGCTTACGCTATTACAACATTCTCTTTAGAAG aattttgaagCAGATGAATTTGAAGCAAGTTGGTCGCAACTATTATAACAAGCAAGAGGCCACTGAGTTCTTCGATCACAA GCTGGTCATCTGGCCTGGATACGTTACTTCTATTCTTGAGTATGAAACCAGCATTACCCTCTGTGCTGATGTGAACCATAAACTGCTCCGAATGCAAACAGCTTATGATTTAATAACAGGTCTTCGTGATCCACAAACCAAAAAGGAAGATGTTGAGCAAGTTTCTAAAGAATTAATCGGGTCAATTGTTTTTACACT GTATAACAACAAAACCTATAGGGTGGATGCTATTAATTGGGAGGATAATCCCAGAACCAAATTTAAGAAATCAGGTGGTGCTGAGATCACCTTTGTAGACTACTACAGGGAG CAGTATAATACAGAGGTTACCGACCTAACTCAGCCACTGTTGATCAGCAAAGGCAAATGGAAAAAGAGCCAACAGGACACACCCCATAAGCCTATAATGCTGGTTCCTGAGCTATGCTACCTGACAG gtcTATCAGATAAAATGCGAAAAGACTACAGGGTGATGAGAGACTTGGCTCTTCATATGAGGTTGGATCCAGAAAAAAGGCAGCACGAATTACGGAAACTGATGAATACTATACAAAC AAATAGGGAGGTACAACGGGAACTTCAACTCTGGGATTTGAAATTTGATACCAACTTCATGTCCTTCTCGGGAAGGATCTTGAAAGAAGTAAGAATTTTTCAAGGAAGAAGAGCG TTTGACTCCCATCCACAGTTTGCAGATTGGTCGAGAGAGACCAGAAGTGGACCCTTACTCAATGTGAAGTCACTAGATCATTGGCTAATACTCTATCCTACGAGAAATTATGGAGCGGCCTCGTCCTTAGTACAGAGTCTACGGAAAGTCACACCCACCATGGGCATAGCTATGAGAGAGGCAAAAAT GCTTGAAGTAAGTGATACAGTCCAGTCCTATACAACTGTCTTAGAAAATCATGTTTCCTCCAAAACACAGATG GTCCTTTGCGTGCTGTCCAGTGAAAAGAAAGACCTGTATGATGGCATAAAACAATACCTGTGTGTCAATTGTCCGACCCCAAGCCAGTGTGTCGTGGCACGGACCTTAGACAAACCCCAGACGCTGATGACCATTGCGACAAAGATTGCCCAGCAGATGAACTGCAAGATGGGAGGAGCCCTCTGGAAGGTGGAGACAGGA ttacaGAATGCGATGTTCATTGGTATCGACTGTTTCCATGATATTGTAAATCGGCGGAAGTCAATTGCAGGCTTCGTGTCCAGCATCAATCAAGAATTGACGCA GTGGTTCTCTCAGTGCATTTTCCAGGAGTCGGGTCAAGAGCTTGTGAACGGGCTTAAAACCTGCTTGGAAG CTGCCCTGAAGCTCTGGTGTAAACATAATCAGTTTCTACCACAAGCTATCATTGTGTATCGGGATGGAGTTGGGGATGGTCAGCTTCAAGCACTGATGGATCATGAAGTCCCACAGATTGAGTCCTCCTTAAGATCTGTGTACCCTAAAGACTCTGG GGTCAAACTAACTTTCATTGTGGTGAAGAAACGAATAAACACCAGATTTTTTGTGGAGTCTCAAGGAAGACTTCAAAACCCACTTCCAGGAACAGTTATTGATGTGGAGGTGACCAAGAGGCAATG GTATGATTTCTTTATCGTGAGTCAGTCTGTGAAAGACGGTACTGTCACTCCCACTCATTATAATGTCATCCACGACACGGTTTGCTTCACCCCAGATAGGATACAGTATCTCACTTACAGACTATGCCACATGTATTATAATTTGCCG GGTGTCATTCGAGTTCCTGCTCCTTGTCACTATGCCCACAAACTGGCTTACCTTGTGGGCCAGAGTATTCACCAAGAACCACACCATTCCCTGGCAAGCCGTCTCTTTTACCTGTGA